A window from Exiguobacterium marinum DSM 16307 encodes these proteins:
- the speD gene encoding adenosylmethionine decarboxylase has protein sequence MDTMGRHIITELWECNPDKLNDIDYIERLFVDAALRSGAEVREVAFHKFAPHGVSGVVIISESHLTIHSFPEHGYASVDVFTCGDRIDPATASQYIAEGLDAKVREDVKLERGMGPIRVPEAQVALTK, from the coding sequence ATGGATACTATGGGACGTCACATTATTACAGAACTTTGGGAGTGCAATCCCGACAAATTAAATGATATCGACTACATCGAGCGTTTGTTCGTCGATGCTGCTCTTCGTTCGGGCGCTGAAGTCCGCGAAGTCGCATTCCACAAATTTGCGCCGCACGGCGTGAGTGGAGTCGTCATCATTTCAGAATCACACTTAACGATTCACAGTTTCCCTGAACATGGGTACGCGTCAGTTGACGTGTTCACATGTGGAGATCGAATCGATCCGGCTACGGCATCGCAGTATATCGCCGAAGGCTTGGATGCAAAAGTACGTGAAGATGTTAAACTTGAACGTGGAATGGGACCAATTCGTGTTCCTGAAGCACAAGTTGCATTAACTAAATAA